From one Saccharomyces cerevisiae S288C chromosome XVI, complete sequence genomic stretch:
- the YRF1-7 gene encoding Y' element ATP-dependent helicase protein 1 copy 7 (Helicase encoded by the Y' element of subtelomeric regions; highly expressed in the mutants lacking the telomerase component TLC1; potentially phosphorylated by Cdc28p): protein MEIENEQICTCIAQILHLLNSLIITFLDDDKTETGQSFVYIDGFLVKKHNNQHTIVNFETYKNKMKVSDRRKFEKANFDEFESALNNKNDLVHCPSITLFESIPTEVRSFYEDEKSGLIKVVKFRTGAMDRKRSFEKIVVSVMVGKNVQKFLTFVEDEPDFQGGPIPSKYLIPKKINLMVYTLFQVHTLKFNRKDYDTLSLFYLNRGYYNELSFRVLERCYEIASARPNDSSTMRTFTDFVSGTPIVRGLQKSTIRKYGYNLAPYMFLLLHVDELSIFSAYQASLPGEKKVDTERLKRDLCPRKPTEIKYFSQICNDMMNKKDRLGDILHIILRACALNFGAGPRGGAGDEEDRSITNEEPIIPSVDEHGLKVCKLRSPNTPRRLRKTLDAVKALLVSSCACTARDLDIFDDNNGVAMWKWIKILYHEVAQETALKDSYRITLVPSSDGVSVCGKLFNREYVRGFYFACKAQFDNLWEELNDCFYMPTVVDIASLILRNREVLFREPKRGIDEYLENDSFLQMIPVKYREIVLPKLRRDTNKMTAALKNKVTVAIDELTVPLMWMIHFAVGYPYRYPELQLLAFAGPQRNVYVDDTTRRIQLYTDYNKNGSSEPRLKTLDGLTSDYVFYFVTVLRQMQICALGNSYDAFNHDPWMDVVGFEDPDQVTNRDISRIVLYSYMFLNTAKGCLVEYATFRQYMRELPKNAPQKLNFREMRQGLIALGRHCVGSRFETDLYESATSELMANHSVQTGRNIYGVDSFSLTSVSGTTATLLQERASERWIQWLGLESDYHCSFSSTRNAEDVVAGEAASSDHHQKISRVTRKRPREPKSTNDILVAGQKLFGSSFEFRDLHQLRLCHEIYMADTPSVAVQAPPGYGKTELFHLPLIALASKGDVKYVSFLFVPYTVLLANCMIRLSRCGCLNVAPVRNFIEEGCDGVTDLYVGIYDDLASTNFTDRIAAWENIVECTFRTNNVKLGYLIVDEFHNFETEVYRQSQFGGITNLDFDAFEKAIFLSGTAPEAVADAALQRIGLTGLAKKSMDINELKRSEDLSRGLSSYPTRMFNLIKEKSEVPLGHVHKIWKKVESQPEEALKLLLALFEIEPESKAIVVASTTNEVEELACSWRKYFRVVWIHGKLGAAEKVSRTKEFVTDGSMRVLIGTKLVTEGIDIKQLMMVIMLDNRLNIIELIQGVGRLRDGGLCYLLSRKNSWAARNRKGELPPIKEGCITEQVREFYGLESKKGKKGQHVGCCGSRTDLSADTVELIERMDRLAEKQATASMSIVALPSSFQESNSSDRCRKYCSSDEDSDTCIHGSANASTNATTNSSTNATTTASTNVRTSATTTASINVRTSATTTESTNSSTNATTTASTNVRTSATTTASINVRTSATTTESTNSNTSATTTESTDSNTSATTTESTDSNTSATTTASTNSSTNATTTASTNSSTNATTTESTNASAKEDANKDGNAEDNRFHPVTDINKESYKRKGSQMVLLERKKLKAQFPNTSENMNVLQFLGFRSDEIKHLFLYGIDVYFCPEGVFTQYGLCKGCQKMFELCVCWAGQKVSYRRMAWEALAVERMLRNDEEYKEYLEDIEPYHGDPVGYLKYFSVKRGEIYSQIQRNYAWYLAITRRRETISVLDSTRGKQGSQVFRMSGRQIKELYYKVWSNLRESKTEVLQYFLNWDEKKCREEWEAKDDTVFVEALEKVGVFQRLRSMTSAGLQGPQYVKLQFSRHHRQLRSRYELSLGMHLRDQLALGVTPSKVPHWTAFLSMLIGLFCNKTFRQKLEYLLEQISEVWLLPHWLDLANVEVLAADNTRVPLYMLMVAVHKELDSDDVPDGRFDILLCRDSSREVGE, encoded by the exons atggaaattgaaaacgaac AGATTTGCACCTGCATAGCGCAGATTCTGCATCTTCTCAATAGCTTAATTATTACATTcttagatgatgataagaCGGAAACTGGacaatcttttgtttatattgatggatttcttgtcaaaaagCATAACAATCAACATACTATTGTTAATTTCGAaacttacaaaaataaaatgaaagtttccGATAGGcgtaagtttgaaaaagcaaactttGACGAGTTTGAGTCGGCtctaaataacaaaaacgacTTGGTACATTGTCCctcaataactttatttgaatcGATCCCCACGGAAGTGCGGTCATTCTACGAAGACGAAAAGTCTGGTCTAATCAAAGTGGTAAAATTCAGAACTGGTGCAATGGATAGGAAAaggtcttttgaaaaaattgtcgTTTCCGTCATGGTCGGGAAAAATGTACAAAAGTTCCTGACGtttgttgaagacgaaCCAGATTTCCAGGGCGGACCAATCCCTTCAAAGTATCTTAttcccaagaaaatcaacttGATGGTCTACACGTTGTTTCAAGTGcatactttgaaattcaatagaaagGATTACGATaccctttctcttttttacctCAACAGAGGATACTATAATGAGTTGAGTTTCCGTGTCCTGGAACGTTGTTACGAAATAGCGAGTGCCAGGCCGAACGACAGCTCTACGATGCGTACTTTCACTGACTTTGTTTCTGGCACACCTATTGTAAGGGGTCTTCAGAAAAGCACCATAAGGAAATATGGATACAATTTGGCACCCTACATGTTTTTGTTACTACACGTAGATGAGCTatcgattttttctgcatACCAAGCAAGTTTACCtggcgaaaagaaagtcgACACAGAGCGGCTGAAGCGTGATCTATGCCCACGTAAACCCACTGAGATAAAGTACTTTTCACAGATATGTAACGAtatgatgaacaaaaaggacCGATTGGGtgatattttgcatattaTCTTGCGAGCATGTGCGCTCAATTTCGGGGCGGGTCCCCGTGGTGGCGCTGGTGACGAAGAGGATCGATCCATTACGAATGAAGAACCCATTATTCCCTCTGTGGACGAGCATGGCTTGAAAGTATGTAAGTTGCGCAGTCCTAACACTCCACGAAGACTCAGAAAAACACTAGATGCCGTGAAAGCTTTATTGGTGTCGTCTTGTGCTTGTACCGCAAGGGATTTAGATATATTTGATGACAACAACGGCGTTGCGATGTGGAAATGGATCAAAATTCTGTACCACGAAGTAGCGCAGGAAACCGCGCTGAAGGACTCTTATAGAATAACTTTGGTACCTTCTTCTGATGGTGTATCAGTATGTGGAAAACTGTTTAATCGCGAGTATGTCCGCGGCTTTTACTTTGCATGCAAGGCTCAGTTTGATAACCTTTGGGAAGAATTGAACGACTGCTTTTATATGCCTACAGTGGTTGATATTGCCAGCCTCATTTTGCGTAATCGAGAAGTTTTGTTCAGAGAGCCAAAGCGAGGAATTGACGAGTATCTGGAGAACGattctttccttcaaatGATACCTGTTAAATATCGTGAAATTGTGCTGCCCAAGTTGAGAAGAGATACTAACAAAATGACCGCGGctcttaaaaataaagtcaCTGTTGCAATTGACGAGCTTACGGTGCCACTTATGTGGATGATCCATTTTGCCGTAGGATACCCTTACCGTTATCCAGAGCTTCAGCTACTCGCTTTTGCCGGTCCTCAGCGCAACGTATACGTCGATGATACAACAAGACGCATCCAACTGTACACTGATTACAACAAGAACGGTTCATCGGAGCCTCGACTTAAGACGCTTGACGGACTCACTTCAGATTACgtgttttattttgtcaCTGTGCTAAGGCAAATGCAAATATGTGCGCTTGGTAACAGTTATGACGCTTTTAATCATGATCCTTGGATGGATGTGGTGGGATTTGAGGATCCAGATCAAGTAACAAATCGAGACATTTCGAGGATAGTTTTGTATTCCTACATGTTTCTGAATACCGCGAAGGGCTGTCTGGTTGAATACGCAACTTTTCGGCAGTACATGAGGGAACTTCCGAAGAATGCACCTCAGAAGCTGAATTTTCGGGAGATGCGTCAGGGGTTGATTGCCCTAGGACGGCACTGCGTAGGTAGCAGATTTGAAACAGATTTGTACGAGTCGGCGACGAGTGAACTCATGGCCAATCATTCCGTTCAAACAGGGCGAAATATTTACGGTGTGGATTCCTTTTCGTTAACTAGTGTCAGTGGGACGACCGCCACTTTATTGCAGGAACGAGCTTCCGAGCGCTGGATTCAATGGTTAGGCCTTGAAAGCGACTACCATTGTTCATTCTCTAGTACTCGGAATGCGGAAGACGTAGTGGCAGGTGAGGCGGCGAGTTCagatcatcatcaaaaaatttcaagagtaACGCGAAAAAGGCCCCGAGAGCCCAAGAGTACAAACGATATCCTCGTCGCAGGCCAGAAACTCTTTGGCAGCTCCTTTGAATTCAGGGACTTGCATCAGTTGCGCTTATGTCATGAAATATACATGGCAGACACACCCTCTGTGGCAGTACAGGCCCCACCGGGCTATGGTAAGACGGAGTTATTTCATCTCCCCTTGATAGCACTGGCGTCTAAGGGCGACGTGAAATATGTGTCGTTTCTGTTTGTACCGTACACAGTGTTGCTTGCTAATTGCATGATCAGGTTGAGCCGATGCGGTTGCTTGAATGTGGCCCCTgtaagaaactttattgaagaaggttgCGATGGCGTTACTGATTTATACGTGGGGATCTACGATGATCTTGCTAGCACTAATTTCACAGACAGGATAGCTGCGTGGGAGAATATTGTTGAGTGCACCTTTAGGACCAACAACGTAAAATTGGGTTACCTCATTGTAGATGAGTTTCACAACTTTGAAACGGAGGTCTACCGGCAGTCGCAATTTGGGGGCATAACTaaccttgattttgacGCTTTTGAGAAAGCAATCTTTTTGAGCGGCACAGCACCTGAGGCTGTAGCTGATGCTGCGTTGCAGCGTATTGGGCTTACGGGACTGGCCAAGAAGTCGATGGACATCAACGAGCTCAAACGGTCGGAAGATCTCAGCAGAGGTCTATCCAGCTATCCAACACGGATGTTTAATCTAATCAAGGAGAAATCCGAGGTGCCTTTAGGGCatgttcataaaatttggaagaaagtgGAATCACAGCCCGAAGAAGCACTGAAGCTTCTTTTAGccctctttgaaattgaaccaGAGTCGAAGGCCATTGTAGTTGCAAGCACAACCAACgaagtggaagaattgGCCTGCTCTTGGAGAAAGTATTTTAGGGTGGTATGGATACACGGGAAGCTGGGTGCTGCAGAAAAGGTGTCTCGCACAAAGGAGTTTGTCACTGACGGTAGCATGCGAGTTCTCATCGGAACGAAATTAGTGACTGAAGGAATTGACATTAAGcaattgatgatggtgatcatgcttgataatagacttaatattattgagcTCATTCAAGGCGTAGGGAGACTAAGAGATGGGGGCCTCTGTTATCTATTatctagaaaaaacagTTGGGCGGCAAGGAATCGTAAGGGTGAATTACCACCGATTAAGGAAGGCTGTATAACCGAACAGGTACGCGAGTTCTATGGacttgaatcaaagaaaggaaaaaagggccAGCATGTTGGATGCTGTGGCTCCAGGACAGACCTGTCTGCTGACACAGTGGAACTGATAGAAAGAATGGACAGATTGGCTGAAAAACAGGCGACAGCTTCCATGTCGATCGTTGCGTTACCGTCTAGCTTCCAGGAGAGCAATAGCAGTGACAGGTGCAGAAAGTATTGCAGCAGTGATGAGGACAGCGACACGTGCATTCATGGTAGTGCTAATGCCAGTACCAATGCGactaccaactccagcactaatgctactaccactgccagcaccaacgtcaggactagtgctactaccactgccagcatcaacgtcaggactagtgcgactaccactgaaagtaccaactccagcactaatgctactaccactgccagcaccaacgtcaggactagtgctactaccactgccagcatcaacgtcaggactagtgcgactaccactgaaagtaccaactccaacactagtgctactaccaccgaaagtaccgactccaacactagtgctactaccaccgaaagtaccgactccaacactagtgctactaccactgctagcaccaactccagcactaatgccactaccactgctagcaccaactccagcactaatgccactaccactgaaagtaccaacgCTAGTGCCAAGGAGGACGccaataaagatggcaaTGCTGAGGATAATAGATTCCATCCAGTCACCGACATTAACAAAGAGTCGTATAAGCGGAAAGGGAGTCAAATGGTTTTGCtagagagaaagaaactgaaagcACAATTTCCCAATACTTCCGAGAATATGAATGTCTTACAGTTTCTTGGATTTCGGTCTGACGAAATTAAAcatcttttcctctatGGTATTGACGTATACTTCTGCCCAGAGGGAGTATTCACACAATACGGATTATGCAAGGGCTGTCAAAAGATGTTCGAGCTCTGTGTCTGTTGGGCTGGCCAGAAAGTATCGTATCGGAGGATGGCTTGGGAAGCACTAGCTGTGGAGAGAATGCTGCGAAATGACgaggaatacaaagaatacTTGGAAGACATCGAGCCATATCATGGGGACCCTGTAggatatttgaaatattttagcGTAAAAAGGGGAGAGATCTACTCTCAGATACAGAGAAATTATGCTTGGTACCTGGCCATtactagaagaagagaaacaattagTGTATTGGATTCGACAAGAGGCAAGCAAGGGAGCCAAGTTTTCCGCATGTCTGGAAGGCAGATCAAAGAGTTGTATTATAAAGTATGGAGCAACTTGCGTGAATCGAAGACAGAGGTGCTGCAgtactttttgaactgggACGAAAAAAAGTGCCGGGAAGAATGGGAGGCAAAAGACGATACGGTCTTTGTGGAAGCGCTCGAGAAAGTTGGAGTTTTTCAGCGTTTGCGTTCCATGACGAGCGCTGGACTGCAGGGTCCGCAGTACGTCAAGCTGCAGTTTAGCAGGCATCATCGACAGTTGAGGAGCAGATATGAATTAAGTCTAGGAATGCACTTGCGAGATCAGCTTGCGCTGGGAGTTACCCCATCTAAAGTGCCGCATTGGACGGCATTCCTGTCGATGCTGATAGGGCTGTTCTGcaataaaacatttcgGCAGAAActggaatatcttttggaGCAGATTTCGGAGGTGTGGTTGTTACCACATTGGCTTGATTTGGCAAACGTTGAAGTTCTCGCTGCAGATAACACGAGGGTACCGCTGTACATGCTGATGGTAGCGGTTCACAAAGAGCTGGATAGCGATGATGTTCCAGACGGTAGATttgatatattattatgtagaGATTCGAGCAGAGAAGTTGGAGAgtga